In Odocoileus virginianus isolate 20LAN1187 ecotype Illinois chromosome 5, Ovbor_1.2, whole genome shotgun sequence, a single window of DNA contains:
- the LOC139035174 gene encoding dnaJ homolog subfamily B member 1 → MGKDYYQTLGLARGASDEEIKRAYRRQALRYHPDKNKEPGAEEKFKEIAEAYDVLSDPRKREIFDRYGEEGLKGSGPSGGSSGGTNGTSFSYTFHGDPHAMFAEIFGGRNPFDTFFGQRNGEEGMDIDDPFSGFPMGMGGFTNMNFGRSRPAQEPTRKKQDPPVTHDLRVSLEEIYSGCTKKMKISHKRLNPDGKSIRNEDKILTIEVKRGWKEGTKITFPKEGDQTSNNIPADIVFVLKDKPHNIFKRDGSDVIYPARISLREALCGCTVNVPTLDGRTIPVVFKDVIRPGMRRKVPGEGLPLPKTPEKRGDLIIEFEVIFPERIPQTSRTVLEQVLPI, encoded by the coding sequence ATGGGAAAGGACTATTATCAGACGCTGGGCCTGGCCCGAGGTGCGTCGGACGAGGAGATCAAGAGGGCCTACCGCCGTCAGGCGCTGCGTTACCACCCGGACAAGAACAAGGAGCCCGGCGCTGAGGAGAAGTTCAAGGAGATCGCCGAGGCCTACGACGTGCTCAGCGACCCGCGCAAGCGCGAGATCTTCGACCGCTACGGGGAGGAAGGCCTGAAGGGCAGTGGCCCCAGCGGCGGGAGCAGCGGCGGTACTAATGGTACCTCCTTCAGCTACACATTCCATGGAGACCCTCATGCCATGTTTGCTGAGATCTTCGGTGGCCGAAATCCCTTTGACACCTTTTTTGGGCAGCGCAACGGGGAGGAAGGCATGGACATCGATGACCCGTTCTCTGGCTTCCCCATGGGCATGGGTGGCTTCACCAACATGAACTTTGGCCGCTCCCGCCCTGCCCAAGAGCCCACCCGAAAGAAACAAGATCCCCCCGTCACCCATGATCTTAGGGTCTCACTCGAAGAGATCTATAGCGGCTGTACCAAGAAGATGAAAATCTCTCATAAGCGTCTGAACCCCGACGGAAAGAGCATTCGCAATGAAGACAAAATCTTGACCATCGAAGTGAAGCGGGGGTGGAAAGAAGGGACCAAAATCACCTTCCCCAAGGAAGGAGACCAGACTTCCAACAACATTCCAGCCGAtattgtctttgttttaaagGACAAGCCACACAATATCTTTAAGAGAGATGGCTCTGATGTCATTTATCCAGCCAGGATCAGCCTTCGGGAGGCTCTGTGTGGCTGTACAGTGAATGTCCCCACTCTGGACGGCAGGACCATACCCGTTGTGTTCAAAGATGTCATCAGGCCTGGTATGCGGCGAAAAGTTCCCGGAGAaggcctccctctccccaaaACCCCCGAGAAACGTGGGGACCTCATTATTGAGTTTGAAGTGATCTTCCCCGAAAGGATTCCCCAGACGTCAAGAACCGTTCTTGAGCAGGTTCTTCCGATATAG